In one Saccharibacillus brassicae genomic region, the following are encoded:
- a CDS encoding thymidine kinase translates to MAQLFFKYGAMNSGKSIEILKVAHNYEEQNKNVLIFTSGIDDRDEVGHVSSRIGMKREAISVYADTDLYEEVNNYDGKKISCVLFDEVQFVTKEQVLQMTRIVDELNIPVMGFGLKNDFRNELFEGSQYMLLYADKIEEMKTICWFCERKATMALRVDENRKPLYDGEQIQIGGNDRYFPVCRKCHANPPL, encoded by the coding sequence ATGGCACAGCTTTTTTTCAAATACGGGGCAATGAACAGCGGGAAATCGATCGAGATTCTCAAAGTCGCCCATAATTACGAAGAACAAAACAAAAACGTCCTGATCTTCACCTCCGGCATCGACGACCGCGACGAAGTCGGCCACGTGTCTTCCCGGATCGGGATGAAGCGCGAAGCGATCTCGGTCTACGCGGACACCGACTTATATGAAGAAGTGAACAATTACGACGGCAAAAAGATCAGCTGCGTGCTGTTCGACGAAGTGCAGTTCGTGACGAAGGAACAAGTGCTGCAAATGACGCGCATCGTGGACGAGCTGAATATCCCGGTCATGGGCTTCGGCCTCAAAAACGACTTCCGCAACGAGCTGTTCGAAGGCAGCCAGTACATGCTGCTGTACGCGGACAAAATCGAGGAAATGAAAACGATCTGCTGGTTCTGCGAGCGCAAAGCGACGATGGCGCTCCGCGTCGACGAGAACCGCAAGCCGCTCTACGACGGCGAACAGATTCAGATCGGCGGCAACGACCGCTACTTCCCCGTCTGCCGCAAATGCCACGCCAATCCGCCGCTATAA
- a CDS encoding metal-sensitive transcriptional regulator: protein MAIRKNTEIVLEPEHCGVPGEDGKLPRKSHHSEATKSNLVSRLNRVEGQIRGIKGMIEKDTYCDDVLNQIAAAQSALNSVGRLLLEGHMKSCVVERIEAGETEVIDELLITVNKLLK from the coding sequence ATGGCGATTCGGAAAAATACGGAGATCGTGCTCGAACCCGAACACTGCGGCGTTCCCGGAGAAGACGGCAAACTGCCGAGAAAGAGCCATCACTCCGAAGCTACCAAGAGCAATCTCGTGTCCCGGCTGAACCGCGTCGAAGGACAGATCCGCGGCATCAAGGGCATGATCGAGAAAGATACGTACTGCGACGACGTGCTGAACCAGATCGCCGCCGCCCAGTCCGCGCTGAACAGCGTCGGCCGCCTGCTGCTCGAAGGCCATATGAAGAGCTGCGTGGTCGAACGTATCGAAGCCGGCGAGACCGAAGTGATCGATGAACTTCTGATTACGGTTAATAAATTATTGAAGTAA
- a CDS encoding copper ion binding protein: protein MQTATLNVEGMSCNHCVKAVEGAVQEVGAQGTVDLNAKTVDISYDEAAVSLDAIKSAIEEQGYDVV from the coding sequence ATGCAAACTGCAACCCTTAACGTCGAAGGCATGTCCTGCAACCACTGCGTCAAAGCCGTTGAAGGAGCCGTGCAGGAAGTCGGAGCCCAAGGCACGGTCGACCTGAACGCCAAAACGGTAGACATCTCGTACGACGAAGCCGCAGTCAGCCTCGACGCCATCAAATCGGCGATCGAAGAACAGGGCTACGACGTCGTCTAA
- a CDS encoding heavy metal translocating P-type ATPase: protein MQSATENKPASSSGPTQQATLQISGMTCSACAIRIEKGLNRMPGVAEANVNLALEKASIGYDPKATNPAEIERKIESLGYGTVKEVSDFDISGMTCAACSTRIEKGLNRMPGVLNASVNLALETAHVEYSPGAMAPADIMRKVQQLGYEAKLKQEGTERDRGGEERKRVIRLLTAALLSLPLLWAMVGHFSFTSFLYVPDLFLNPWFQLALATPVQLVIGWPFYVGAYKALRNGSANMDVLVALGTSAAYFYSVYLTINWAAGGGAVGGAAGPDMAGMSGMGAPGMPALYFETSAVLITLVLVGKWFEARAKGRSSDAIRSLMGLQAKTAIVIRGGEEVQVPVEEVMTGDIVRVRPGEKIPVDGVVTEGLSSVDESMLTGESLPVGKEPGSQVAGATINKNGSLLIKATKVGRDTALAQIVRVVEEAQGSKAPIQRMADVISGIFVPIVVGIAVVTFAFWYFAVDIGNFPGALEKAIAVLVIACPCALGLATPTSIMAGSGRAAEFGILFKGGEHLETARSVDTVVLDKTGTVTKGKPELTDVIVYGDFEAANSTAETAADASADAGTARENALLALVGAAENASEHPLAEALVRGAGERGVAMPQAERFESLPGYGISAVVDGREVRVGTRRMLQELGIEASAALPDMERLEGDGKTAMLVAVEGRLAGVVAVADTLKESSPEAIRRLRGMGLRVMMITGDNLATARAIAAQAGIDEADVLAEVLPEGKADEVKKLQQAGRKVAMVGDGINDAPALATADTGMAIGTGTDVAMEAADITLMRGDLNSVADAILMSRRTMDNIRQNLFWALGYNVLGIPIAAIGLLAPWLAGAAMAFSSVSVVLNALRLQRVKL from the coding sequence ATGCAAAGCGCAACCGAAAACAAACCGGCGTCGAGCAGCGGTCCCACGCAGCAGGCGACGCTCCAGATCAGCGGGATGACCTGCTCCGCCTGCGCGATCCGGATCGAGAAAGGCTTGAACCGGATGCCCGGCGTCGCCGAAGCGAACGTGAACCTGGCGCTGGAGAAAGCGTCGATCGGCTACGATCCCAAAGCCACGAATCCGGCCGAGATCGAACGCAAGATCGAATCGCTCGGCTACGGCACGGTCAAGGAAGTGTCGGACTTCGACATTTCCGGCATGACCTGCGCGGCCTGCTCCACGCGAATCGAAAAAGGCTTGAACCGGATGCCCGGCGTGCTGAACGCGAGCGTCAATCTGGCGCTGGAGACGGCGCATGTGGAATATTCGCCGGGAGCGATGGCGCCCGCGGACATCATGCGCAAAGTGCAGCAGCTCGGTTATGAAGCCAAGCTGAAGCAGGAAGGTACGGAGCGGGATCGCGGCGGCGAAGAACGCAAGCGCGTGATCCGGCTGCTCACCGCCGCGCTGCTGTCGCTGCCGCTGCTCTGGGCGATGGTCGGGCACTTCTCGTTCACGTCGTTTCTCTACGTGCCGGACCTGTTCCTCAATCCGTGGTTCCAGCTGGCGCTGGCAACGCCGGTGCAGCTTGTGATCGGCTGGCCGTTCTACGTCGGCGCCTACAAAGCGCTGCGTAACGGCAGCGCCAATATGGACGTCCTGGTCGCGCTCGGCACGTCGGCCGCGTATTTCTACAGTGTATATCTGACGATCAATTGGGCAGCCGGCGGAGGCGCGGTTGGCGGCGCGGCCGGACCGGATATGGCGGGGATGTCCGGCATGGGCGCCCCAGGCATGCCGGCTCTGTATTTCGAGACGAGCGCGGTGCTGATTACGCTCGTGCTCGTCGGCAAATGGTTCGAAGCCCGGGCCAAAGGGCGTTCGTCCGACGCGATCCGCAGCCTGATGGGCCTGCAGGCCAAGACGGCGATCGTGATCCGGGGCGGCGAAGAAGTACAGGTTCCGGTAGAAGAAGTCATGACCGGCGATATCGTGCGCGTACGGCCGGGCGAGAAAATTCCGGTCGACGGCGTCGTGACGGAAGGGCTCTCTTCCGTCGACGAATCGATGCTGACCGGGGAAAGCCTGCCGGTCGGCAAAGAACCCGGTTCGCAGGTCGCAGGCGCGACGATCAACAAGAACGGCTCGCTGCTGATCAAAGCGACCAAAGTCGGCCGCGATACCGCTTTGGCCCAAATCGTGCGCGTCGTGGAAGAAGCGCAGGGCTCCAAAGCGCCGATCCAGCGCATGGCCGACGTCATCTCCGGCATTTTCGTGCCGATCGTGGTCGGCATCGCGGTCGTGACGTTCGCCTTTTGGTACTTTGCTGTCGATATCGGCAACTTCCCGGGCGCGCTGGAAAAAGCGATCGCGGTTCTGGTCATTGCCTGCCCGTGCGCGCTTGGCCTGGCTACGCCGACTTCGATCATGGCCGGCTCCGGCCGCGCAGCCGAGTTCGGCATCCTGTTCAAAGGCGGCGAGCATCTCGAAACGGCGCGCAGCGTCGACACGGTCGTGCTGGACAAGACCGGCACGGTAACCAAAGGCAAGCCGGAACTGACAGACGTTATCGTCTACGGCGACTTCGAAGCCGCGAATTCTACGGCCGAGACGGCGGCCGACGCTTCGGCGGACGCCGGAACTGCGCGCGAGAACGCCCTGCTGGCGCTGGTCGGCGCGGCGGAGAACGCGTCCGAGCATCCGCTGGCCGAAGCGCTCGTCCGCGGAGCGGGCGAACGCGGCGTCGCCATGCCTCAGGCGGAACGGTTCGAATCGCTGCCGGGCTACGGCATCTCTGCCGTCGTCGACGGCCGCGAAGTGCGGGTCGGAACGCGCCGGATGCTGCAGGAACTCGGTATTGAAGCGTCCGCGGCGCTGCCGGACATGGAGCGCCTGGAAGGCGACGGCAAGACGGCGATGCTCGTCGCCGTCGAAGGCCGTTTGGCCGGCGTAGTCGCCGTTGCCGACACGCTCAAGGAATCGTCGCCGGAAGCGATTCGCCGCCTGCGCGGCATGGGGCTGCGCGTCATGATGATTACGGGCGACAATCTGGCGACGGCGCGGGCGATCGCGGCGCAGGCCGGTATCGACGAAGCCGATGTGCTGGCGGAAGTGCTGCCGGAAGGCAAAGCGGACGAAGTGAAAAAGCTGCAGCAGGCCGGCCGCAAAGTGGCGATGGTCGGCGACGGCATCAACGATGCGCCGGCGCTGGCGACGGCCGATACCGGCATGGCGATCGGCACGGGCACCGACGTGGCGATGGAAGCCGCGGATATCACGCTGATGCGGGGCGACCTCAACAGCGTAGCGGACGCGATCCTGATGAGCCGCCGCACGATGGACAATATCCGCCAGAACCTGTTCTGGGCGCTGGGCTACAACGTGCTCGGCATTCCGATCGCCGCGATCGGGCTGCTCGCGCCCTGGTTGGCCGGTGCGGCGATGGCGTTCAGCTCCGTGTCGGTCGTGCTGAACGCGCTGCGGCTGCAGCGGGTCAAGCTGTGA
- the nfsA gene encoding oxygen-insensitive NADPH nitroreductase, with product MNETLSLLMNHRSVRKYTDRLVSQEQLEAIVAAGQMASSSSNVQAYTVVAVTDSALKSKLSEYAGNQAYIRECPVFLVWCADLSRLKKAADTHAPDAASYEGAAENFIVATVDVALASQNAAVAAESLGLGIVYIGGIRNDIESVSDLLGLPDYVYPVFGMCVGYPDPQHGAGLRPRLPQEAVLHMNGYSAEQSERGTAAYDETSIRYMTERTGGQRTSSWSEQMAAKLTTPSRMQLRAFLAGKGLNKE from the coding sequence ATGAACGAAACGCTATCCCTGTTAATGAACCACCGCTCCGTGCGCAAATATACCGATCGCCTTGTTTCGCAGGAGCAGCTCGAAGCGATCGTGGCCGCCGGCCAGATGGCTTCCAGTTCCAGCAACGTGCAGGCGTATACCGTCGTGGCCGTTACCGATTCCGCGTTGAAAAGCAAACTGTCCGAATATGCCGGCAATCAGGCGTATATCCGCGAATGCCCGGTGTTCCTCGTCTGGTGCGCGGATCTGTCCCGGCTCAAAAAAGCCGCCGACACCCACGCGCCGGATGCGGCGTCGTACGAAGGAGCGGCGGAGAACTTTATCGTCGCGACGGTGGACGTGGCGCTGGCTTCGCAGAACGCGGCCGTGGCCGCCGAATCGCTTGGGCTCGGCATCGTGTACATCGGCGGCATCCGCAACGATATCGAGAGCGTGTCGGACCTGCTCGGGCTGCCGGACTACGTCTACCCGGTATTCGGCATGTGCGTCGGGTATCCCGATCCGCAGCACGGAGCGGGACTGCGTCCGCGGCTGCCGCAGGAAGCGGTGCTGCACATGAACGGCTACAGCGCGGAGCAGAGCGAGCGCGGCACGGCCGCCTACGACGAGACGTCGATCCGCTACATGACCGAGCGTACCGGCGGTCAGCGCACATCGTCTTGGTCCGAGCAGATGGCGGCCAAACTGACGACGCCGTCGCGGATGCAGCTTCGGGCTTTTTTGGCCGGAAAAGGGTTGAACAAAGAGTAG
- a CDS encoding protein kinase family protein: MLESIKEFIRAWRDYPLQPGDVIGERYEVSEWLGMGSYGLSYRCTDRQGGGEVALKQAKPSRRRLAGLLLERESRALLAMDHPFIPRCQGFFIDRRSRWLAADYVRGRTLEDLIFEEGRVFGEADCLSWALELLDRIGHVHDRGYVHLDIRIPNVMMDEAGIHLIDFGLARRIGEDDASAPDGSPLPSRMPARIVSDLEDAGHLLLYMLYSGYAPPGELPDTARDSEAAAAARLRAGVGGGDSAAAGSSASADGGLPEEGGPSWEEELELSGPTSALLRRLLRLDEPYADTRAAAHAIRASLERLRGGSEAGADGGGGGDTPPA; this comes from the coding sequence ATGCTTGAATCCATCAAAGAGTTTATCCGGGCCTGGCGCGATTATCCGCTGCAGCCCGGCGACGTGATCGGGGAACGTTACGAAGTGTCCGAATGGCTCGGCATGGGCAGCTACGGGCTGAGCTATCGCTGCACCGACCGGCAGGGCGGCGGCGAGGTGGCGCTCAAGCAGGCCAAGCCGAGCCGCCGCCGGCTGGCGGGACTGCTGCTGGAGCGGGAAAGCCGCGCGCTGCTGGCGATGGACCATCCGTTCATTCCCCGCTGCCAAGGCTTTTTCATTGATCGCCGCAGCCGGTGGCTCGCCGCCGATTACGTGCGCGGCCGGACGCTGGAAGACCTGATTTTCGAAGAAGGGCGCGTGTTCGGCGAAGCCGACTGCCTGAGCTGGGCGCTGGAGCTGCTGGACCGGATCGGGCATGTGCACGATCGCGGCTACGTCCATCTGGATATTCGGATTCCGAACGTGATGATGGACGAAGCCGGCATTCACCTGATCGACTTCGGCCTGGCCCGGCGCATCGGCGAGGACGACGCGTCGGCGCCCGACGGTTCGCCGCTGCCGAGCCGCATGCCGGCCCGCATCGTCTCGGATCTGGAAGACGCCGGCCATCTGCTGCTGTACATGCTCTACTCCGGCTACGCGCCGCCCGGCGAGCTGCCGGACACGGCCCGCGATTCCGAAGCGGCCGCGGCGGCGCGCCTGCGGGCCGGCGTCGGAGGCGGAGATTCCGCCGCCGCGGGCAGTTCCGCGTCCGCAGACGGCGGCTTGCCGGAGGAGGGCGGACCGTCCTGGGAAGAAGAACTGGAGCTGTCCGGGCCGACTTCCGCCCTGCTGCGGCGCCTGCTGCGGCTGGACGAGCCTTATGCGGATACGCGGGCGGCGGCGCACGCGATTCGCGCCAGTCTGGAGCGTCTGCGCGGCGGAAGCGAGGCGGGCGCGGACGGCGGTGGCGGTGGAGATACGCCGCCGGCTTAG
- a CDS encoding purine-nucleoside phosphorylase, translating into MQKTQEIMEARDFIAAKTEQRPTIGLILGSGLGTLADEIENAVVIPYADIPYFAKSEAIGHANELVIGQLNGKTVVAMKGRFHYYEGYSLKEVTFPVRVMKALGVETVIVTNACGAVNTDFKPGDLMLISDHINLVGANPLIGPNNSELGVRFPDVSQVYNRELRDLALEVASEQGTTLRQGVYAWWSGPAYETPAEIRMIRTLGGDAVGMSTVPETIVAVHGGMKVLGISCLTNMACGILDQPLSHDEVIEVAAQVREKFVGLVKGILDRA; encoded by the coding sequence ATGCAAAAAACGCAGGAAATCATGGAAGCGCGCGACTTTATCGCCGCCAAGACGGAGCAGCGGCCGACGATCGGCCTGATTCTGGGATCGGGTCTGGGCACGCTCGCCGACGAGATCGAAAACGCGGTCGTTATTCCGTACGCCGACATTCCGTATTTCGCCAAATCGGAAGCGATCGGCCACGCCAACGAGTTGGTCATCGGCCAGCTGAACGGCAAAACGGTCGTAGCGATGAAAGGGCGTTTCCATTACTATGAAGGCTATTCGCTCAAGGAAGTGACGTTCCCGGTGCGGGTCATGAAAGCGCTGGGCGTCGAGACGGTCATCGTCACGAATGCCTGCGGAGCGGTCAACACGGACTTCAAGCCGGGCGACCTGATGCTGATCAGCGACCATATCAATCTCGTCGGCGCCAATCCGCTGATCGGGCCGAACAACAGCGAGCTGGGCGTTCGGTTCCCGGACGTGTCGCAGGTCTACAATCGCGAACTGCGCGATCTGGCGCTCGAAGTGGCGTCTGAGCAGGGCACGACGCTCCGGCAGGGCGTCTACGCCTGGTGGAGCGGTCCGGCTTACGAGACGCCTGCGGAGATTCGCATGATCCGCACGCTCGGCGGCGACGCGGTCGGCATGTCCACCGTTCCGGAGACGATCGTGGCCGTGCACGGCGGCATGAAAGTGCTCGGCATCTCCTGCCTGACGAATATGGCCTGCGGTATTCTGGATCAGCCGCTCAGCCACGACGAAGTGATCGAAGTCGCGGCGCAGGTGCGGGAGAAGTTCGTGGGCTTGGTCAAAGGCATTCTGGACCGGGCGTAA
- a CDS encoding TatD family hydrolase, producing the protein MSAKLADSHIHLEQYDPQQAARMLSEFQDEGGAFVVAVSMNLESARRTEALAIQYPDVVRPAYGFHPEQPLPTPEEEEALFAWMEARAATSEGIGERADAQAEEEASPAESTPETASGVQKSAAPCLLSAPSNSAQPPRMTAVGEVGLPYYSRLEASERGESLDEDGYVRLLERFVAFAARHDLPIALHAVYEDADTACDLLERYSVERAHFHWFKGSEHTVRRMIASGYRISFTPDLLYEKEIRDLARLYPETLVMSETDGPWPFEGPFSGRATHPSMTADVCREWAQLRGLDESAARAILLDNARRFYALR; encoded by the coding sequence ATGAGCGCCAAATTGGCCGATTCGCATATTCATCTGGAGCAGTACGATCCGCAGCAGGCGGCGCGCATGCTGAGCGAGTTCCAGGACGAAGGTGGAGCGTTTGTCGTTGCCGTCTCGATGAACCTGGAATCCGCGCGCCGGACCGAGGCGCTGGCGATACAATATCCGGACGTCGTGCGCCCGGCTTACGGCTTCCATCCCGAGCAGCCGCTGCCGACTCCCGAGGAAGAAGAAGCGCTATTCGCCTGGATGGAAGCCCGGGCTGCGACAAGTGAGGGGATAGGCGAACGGGCAGATGCGCAGGCAGAGGAAGAGGCTTCGCCGGCAGAGTCCACGCCCGAAACGGCGTCCGGCGTGCAGAAATCGGCAGCACCCTGTTTGCTTTCCGCGCCTTCAAATTCTGCCCAACCGCCGCGCATGACGGCGGTCGGCGAAGTCGGCCTGCCTTACTATAGCCGGCTCGAAGCGTCGGAACGCGGCGAAAGCCTCGACGAAGACGGATACGTCCGGCTGCTCGAACGCTTCGTCGCTTTTGCCGCCCGGCACGACCTGCCGATCGCTCTGCACGCCGTGTACGAAGATGCGGATACCGCGTGCGACCTGCTGGAGCGATACAGCGTCGAACGCGCGCATTTCCACTGGTTCAAAGGCTCCGAGCACACCGTCCGGCGCATGATCGCGAGCGGCTACCGGATTTCTTTTACCCCGGACCTGCTCTATGAAAAAGAAATCCGCGACCTGGCCCGGCTCTACCCGGAAACGCTCGTCATGAGCGAAACCGACGGCCCGTGGCCGTTCGAAGGTCCTTTTTCCGGACGCGCTACCCATCCGTCCATGACCGCCGACGTCTGCCGCGAATGGGCGCAGCTCCGCGGACTCGACGAATCCGCTGCCCGCGCCATCCTGCTGGATAACGCCCGGCGTTTCTACGCGCTGCGTTAG
- a CDS encoding ABC transporter ATP-binding protein translates to MSGMSGIEENGLPVKRVGDDGRLGSGARREVEHGESDSRRGVENGGSGAGADAGRRLESGGRNADGEHAQLRAASGGGHDSPVKLALSGVSKSFGSRRKPLPVIGGVSLEVREGEFVSLIGPSGSGKSTLFHLIGGLLRPDAGEIALDGRVITGERGHIAYMPQQPALLPWRTIESNVILDREINGASRRETLEEARRWMARAGLAGFEQAYPHMLSGGMQQRAAFVRALLSPHELMCLDEPFSALDAFTRSEMQAWLLDIWEETRRSVLFVTHHIEEALLLSDTIYVLSGRPSAVLRRIEVPFPRPRREEIAETPEFLALRRELTGLMKEEQRKSRDAAARG, encoded by the coding sequence ATGAGCGGGATGAGCGGAATCGAAGAGAACGGCCTGCCGGTTAAAAGAGTCGGAGACGACGGTAGGCTCGGGAGCGGTGCGCGTCGCGAGGTAGAGCATGGCGAGAGCGATTCGCGGCGCGGGGTAGAGAACGGCGGGAGCGGTGCCGGAGCGGATGCGGGCCGCCGGCTTGAATCCGGCGGCAGGAACGCTGACGGAGAACACGCGCAGCTGCGAGCCGCTTCCGGAGGCGGGCACGATTCGCCGGTCAAGCTGGCGCTGTCCGGCGTAAGCAAATCGTTCGGCAGCCGACGCAAGCCGCTGCCCGTCATCGGCGGCGTCTCGCTCGAAGTGCGCGAGGGCGAGTTCGTCAGCCTGATCGGACCGTCCGGTTCCGGCAAAAGCACGCTGTTCCACCTCATCGGCGGACTGCTTCGGCCGGACGCCGGCGAGATCGCGCTGGACGGCCGGGTCATTACCGGCGAGCGCGGCCATATCGCCTACATGCCGCAGCAGCCGGCGCTGCTTCCCTGGCGCACGATCGAAAGCAACGTGATCCTCGACCGCGAGATCAACGGCGCCTCGCGCCGGGAGACGCTCGAAGAAGCCCGCCGCTGGATGGCGCGCGCCGGTCTCGCCGGCTTCGAGCAGGCGTATCCGCACATGCTGTCGGGCGGCATGCAGCAGCGCGCGGCCTTTGTGCGCGCGCTGCTCAGTCCGCACGAACTTATGTGCCTCGACGAGCCGTTCAGCGCGCTCGACGCTTTTACCCGCAGCGAGATGCAAGCGTGGCTGCTCGATATTTGGGAAGAGACGCGGCGCTCCGTGCTGTTCGTCACGCACCATATCGAGGAAGCGCTGCTGCTGTCGGACACGATCTATGTGCTGTCCGGCCGCCCTTCCGCCGTGCTTCGGCGGATCGAAGTCCCGTTCCCGCGCCCGCGCCGCGAAGAGATCGCGGAAACGCCGGAATTTCTGGCGCTGCGCCGCGAACTGACCGGACTGATGAAGGAAGAGCAGCGCAAAAGCCGCGACGCGGCTGCGAGAGGGTAA
- a CDS encoding ABC transporter permease, with amino-acid sequence MSLRLTLGRWFRSAWPPFVAVLLFLFVWEMAVRFFAIEAWILPSPSLIAGEASRSADSLWMHTLSTLRLTLIGFAIGSTVGLLVACLLHLVPLLKSALYPLLILSQNVPTIALAPLLMIWFGFGLLPKIIVITLVCFFPVAVSAMDGFAQTDRTMLNYMRMIGAKRVQIFRKLEFPHALPSLFSGLRIAATYSVMGAVIAEWIGAQKGIGYYMILQKSAFRTDRIFAAIVIIVALSLLLFLLVTLIERLVVRGGRRSGNAEGGEAE; translated from the coding sequence ATGAGCCTGCGCTTGACGCTCGGCCGATGGTTCCGCTCCGCGTGGCCGCCCTTCGTGGCGGTCCTCTTGTTTTTGTTCGTGTGGGAGATGGCGGTCCGCTTCTTCGCGATCGAAGCGTGGATTCTGCCGTCTCCTTCGCTGATCGCCGGCGAAGCTTCGCGCAGCGCGGACTCGCTCTGGATGCACACGCTGTCCACGCTGCGGCTGACGCTGATCGGATTCGCGATCGGCTCGACGGTCGGCCTGCTGGTCGCCTGCCTGCTGCATCTGGTGCCCCTGCTCAAATCGGCGCTCTATCCGCTGCTGATCCTGAGCCAGAACGTGCCGACGATCGCGCTTGCGCCGCTGCTCATGATCTGGTTCGGCTTCGGCCTGCTGCCGAAAATTATCGTCATTACGCTCGTGTGCTTTTTCCCCGTCGCCGTCTCGGCGATGGACGGATTCGCGCAGACCGACCGGACGATGCTGAACTACATGCGCATGATCGGGGCGAAACGGGTGCAAATTTTCCGTAAACTGGAGTTCCCCCACGCCCTGCCCTCCCTGTTCTCGGGACTGCGCATCGCCGCGACGTACAGCGTCATGGGCGCCGTTATCGCGGAATGGATCGGCGCGCAAAAAGGAATCGGCTATTACATGATTTTGCAAAAATCGGCGTTTCGCACCGACCGCATCTTCGCCGCCATCGTGATCATCGTCGCGCTCAGCCTGCTGCTGTTCCTGCTGGTCACGCTGATCGAGCGGCTCGTCGTGCGCGGCGGACGCCGAAGCGGGAACGCGGAAGGAGGCGAAGCGGAATGA
- a CDS encoding thiamine-binding protein, with protein MAATLLSIQVIPKTPNGEDSIPYVDKAIEVIQRSGVKYEVHALETTMEGELPELLEIVRQMHEALTEAGAPSVISQIKIAHYPSPDGISIERLTAKYRP; from the coding sequence ATGGCAGCGACCCTGCTTAGCATTCAGGTTATCCCGAAGACGCCGAACGGCGAAGACTCCATCCCCTACGTGGACAAAGCGATCGAAGTGATCCAGCGCTCCGGCGTCAAATACGAGGTACACGCGCTGGAGACGACCATGGAAGGCGAACTGCCGGAACTGCTCGAGATCGTGCGGCAGATGCATGAAGCGCTGACCGAAGCCGGCGCGCCGAGTGTCATCTCCCAGATCAAAATCGCGCATTATCCGAGTCCGGACGGGATCAGCATCGAACGTCTGACCGCCAAATACCGTCCATGA
- a CDS encoding ABC transporter substrate-binding protein has protein sequence MRSTHKGIGKRIKWTAPLAALLLALTACSGGAGGGTPAATGDPKAADGGEAQTLRDVSVVLDWTPNTNHTGLYAAVDQGFYEQEGLKVTILQPGAGGADQMVASGEVPFGISYQESITQARVQGVPLVSLAAVIQHNTSGFAAPTDRNIKSPKDFEGKRYGGWGSPVEAAVMKSIMDQEGADVSKVENINMGDADFFTAVKRDIDFAWIFYAWTGIEAKLRGEPIDMLYVKDYSDSLDYYTPVIATNEKQIADDPELVKAFMKATSEGYEYAIDHPAEAADILIQAVPDLDPELVKASQEWLSPKYRDDADQWGMQKPEVWDNYGKWMSSQNLLEGEFDSTKAFTNDYLPTAK, from the coding sequence ATGAGAAGCACGCACAAGGGGATCGGCAAAAGAATAAAATGGACGGCTCCGCTCGCGGCGCTGCTGCTGGCGCTGACCGCCTGCTCGGGCGGTGCCGGCGGCGGAACGCCTGCGGCGACCGGTGACCCGAAAGCGGCGGATGGCGGCGAAGCGCAGACGCTGCGCGACGTAAGCGTCGTGCTGGACTGGACGCCGAATACGAACCACACCGGCCTGTATGCCGCGGTGGATCAAGGTTTTTACGAACAGGAAGGCTTGAAGGTCACGATCCTGCAGCCGGGTGCCGGCGGCGCGGACCAGATGGTCGCTTCGGGCGAAGTGCCGTTCGGCATCAGCTACCAGGAAAGCATCACGCAGGCGCGCGTCCAGGGCGTTCCGCTCGTCTCGCTCGCCGCGGTCATCCAGCATAATACGTCCGGCTTCGCGGCTCCGACCGACCGGAACATCAAATCGCCCAAAGACTTCGAAGGCAAACGGTACGGCGGCTGGGGTTCCCCGGTCGAAGCGGCGGTCATGAAATCGATCATGGACCAGGAAGGCGCGGACGTGTCCAAAGTGGAAAACATCAACATGGGCGACGCCGACTTCTTCACCGCGGTCAAACGCGATATCGACTTCGCCTGGATCTTCTACGCCTGGACAGGCATCGAAGCGAAGCTGCGCGGCGAACCGATCGACATGCTGTACGTCAAGGATTATTCCGACAGTCTCGACTACTACACGCCGGTCATCGCGACGAACGAGAAGCAGATCGCGGACGACCCGGAACTGGTCAAAGCGTTCATGAAAGCGACGAGCGAAGGCTACGAATACGCGATCGACCATCCGGCCGAAGCGGCGGATATCCTGATCCAGGCCGTGCCGGACCTTGATCCCGAACTGGTCAAAGCGAGCCAGGAATGGCTCAGCCCGAAATACCGCGACGACGCGGACCAATGGGGCATGCAGAAGCCGGAAGTATGGGACAACTACGGCAAGTGGATGAGTTCGCAGAACCTGCTCGAAGGCGAATTCGATTCCACGAAGGCGTTCACCAACGACTATCTGCCGACAGCGAAATAG